The following are encoded in a window of Gossypium raimondii isolate GPD5lz chromosome 13, ASM2569854v1, whole genome shotgun sequence genomic DNA:
- the LOC105781851 gene encoding L-type lectin-domain containing receptor kinase IV.2, whose protein sequence is MFFNLVWSSMAVSMSILVYMVIISSIAIAENQNQFVYNGFHGSNLHLNGIAKIHPNGLLELTNTSYQQIGRAFFPFPIKFNTSSFSTTFVFAIVPKLPKLGGHGITFTISPSIEFFNRALANQYLGLFNITSNGHPTNRVFAIELDTMKNPEFEDIDDNHVGIDINSLQSYVSAPASYYSDKEKENKTLRLLSGKPVQLWIDYDERDMLLNVTMAPFGTQKPWLPLLSTNLNLSMSGSMHVGFSASTGSVPSDQYILGWSFNKSGQSQSLDYAKLPPPPPPRSRPRAKPDFRVAVPSVISCLLVITFIGTAYKMWIRRYEEIREDWEHEYGPHRFSYKDLYNATKGFKERELLGIGGFGEVYKGVLPSSNEQVAIKRVSHSSKQGMKEFIAEIATMGRLRHRNLVQLLGYCRRKGELLLVYDFMANGSLDTFLFTNEKMNLNWSQRVKILKGVASSLVYLHEDWEQVVIHRDIKASNVLLDAQLNGRLGDFGLAKFYNHGSNPRTTRLVGTIGYIAPELARTGKPTTGSDVFAFGNLMLEIACGRRPFEPEKSPEEVILYDWVLENWKIGLILRTSDPRLEGNYVVEEMELILNLGLLCANPTQEIRPSMRKVMQYLDGNASLSNNFFDSATNSLITAHNQESLNGTSFQASSDNISIVSLSSSTKSSLCYGR, encoded by the coding sequence ATGTTCTTCAATCTTGTTTGGTCATCAATGGCGGTTAGCATGAGTATTCTAGTTTATATGGTAATAATTAGTTCCATAGCCATAGCTGAAAACCAAAACCAGTTTGTCTACAACGGCTTCCATGGATCCAATCTTCATCTCAATGGAATAGCCAAAATCCATCCAAATGGCCTTTTGGAGTTAACAAACACTTCCTATCAACAAATCGGCCGTGCTTTCTTTCCGTTTCCGATCAAATTCAATACGTCGTCGTTTTCAACGACCTTTGTGTTTGCCATAGTCCCCAAGCTCCCTAAACTCGGTGGCCATGGCATTACCTTCACTATCTCACCATCAATTGAGTTCTTCAACAGAGCTCTTGCAAATCAATACCTCGGCCTGTTCAATATTACCAGCAATGGTCACCCGACCAACCGCGTTTTTGCGATTGAATTGGATACGATGAAGAACCCCGAGTTCGAAGATATCGATGATAACCATGTCGGGATCGATATCAACAGCTTACAGTCCTATGTATCAGCTCCGGCAAGCTATTATTCGGacaaggaaaaggaaaacaagACATTGAGACTCTTAAGTGGAAAGCCAGTTCAGTTGTGGATTGATTATGATGAAAGGGATATGTTACTTAATGTAACAATGGCTCCTTTTGGAACTCAAAAACCATGGTTGCCTCTTTTATCAACAAACCTTAATCTTTCCATGTCGGGATCTATGCATGTTGGTTTCTCCGCATCAACTGGTTCGGTGCCAAGTGATCAGTACATTCTTGGGTGGAGCTTCAACAAAAGTGGGCAATCACAAAGCTTAGACTATGCCAAACTTCCGCCTCCGCCACCGCCCCGGAGCCGACCTCGGGCGAAACCCGATTTTCGGGTTGCGGTCCCATCGGTGATCTCGTGTCTTCTGGTTATAACATTCATTGGAACTGCTTACAAGATGTGGATAAGGAGATATGAAGAAATAAGAGAAGATTGGGAACATGAATATGGGCCTCATAGATTCTCTTATAAGGATCTGTATAATGCCActaaaggtttcaaagaaaggGAACTATTAGGAATTGGTGGGTTTGGGGAGGTTTATAAAGGTGTATTGCCATCTTCCAATGAACAAGTTGCAATCAAAAGGGTCTCGCATAGTTCCAAACAAGGGATGAAAGAGTTCATAGCTGAAATTGCTACTATGGGGAGGTTGAGGCACAGAAATTTGGTGCAACTCTTAGGGTATTGTAGGAGAAAAGGAGAGCTTCTTTTGGTCTATGATTTCATGGCCAATGGTAGCCTTGACACTTTCTTGTTTACCAATGAAAAAATGAACCTTAATTGGTCTCAAAGAGTTAAAATCCTTAAAGGAGTAGCTTCATCACTTGTTTACCTCCATGAAGATTGGGAACAAGTTGTGATTCATAGAGATATAAAAGCTAGCAATGTTCTATTAGATGCACAACTTAATGGAAGATTAGGCGATTTCGGACTAGCTAAGTTTTACAACCACGGATCGAATCCTCGAACCACTCGTCTCGTTGGTACAATTGGATACATTGCACCCGAGCTGGCTAGAACTGGAAAACCAACAACCGGGTCAGATGTGTTTGCTTTTGGCAACTTAATGTTGGAAATTGCTTGTGGGAGGAGACCTTTCGAACCTGAAAAATCACCAGAAGAAGTTATCTTGTATGATTGGGTCCTTGAGAATTGGAAAATCGGCTTGATTCTTCGAACAAGTGACCCGAGATTGGAAGGTAACTATGTGGTGGAAGAAATGGAGTTGATATTAAACTTGGGTTTGCTTTGTGCAAACCCCACACAAGAAATAAGGCCTAGCATGAGAAAAGTAATGCAGTATTTGGACGGTAATGCCTCTttgtcaaataatttttttgattctGCCACAAATAGTTTGATCACAGCTCATAACCAAGAATCTCTCAATGGTACTTCATTTCAAGCATCAAGTGATAATATTTCTATCGTTTCTTTGTCTAGTTCAACCAAATCTAGTCTCTGCTATGGTAGGTGA